In the Candidatus Methylomirabilota bacterium genome, ACAGCAACCTCCCGCCTGACATCCGCCGACCGGTTGCCAATAGCACCCGCGGTCGCTAGCGGCCCCCTCACCCTACCCTCTCCCCCTCGGCGGGGGAGAGGGAAGAGAACACTCTCGTCACCCTGCGGTGCGTTCCGATCCCTCTCCCCCGCAGCGGGGAGAGGGAAGAGAACAAGTTCATTCCGATCCCTCTCCCCCACTGGGGGAGAGGGCAGGGTGAGGGGATCAGGTGTTCGCGCATAAGTCCACGCTTGCCCGTTCTGTTGCTCCGGATACGGGGCCCTGCCGACCTTCACCACCCCGTGCGGGATCAAAACGGTATATCGGTGATTGAAAGGATGGCCATGAGCATGGCCACCACGATGAACCCCACGACGAGCCCCATGCCGAGGATGATCGCGGGCTCGACCAGGGCGAGGAGGCGTTTGACCACCTTGCGCGTATCGCTCTCGAAGGTGGAGCCGACCTTGAGCAGCATCTCGTCGAGCCTGCCCGTCTCCTCTCCCACGCGCACCATGTGGGTGGCAAGCGGAGGAAAGGCGCCTGACTCCTCCATGGGCTTGGAGAGACCCGCTCCACGCCGGACCCCACCGCCCAGGCTCTCCACGGCGCGGGCGATCACCTGATTGCCCATCATCTCCTTGACGACGTCCAACGCCGACAGCATGGGCACCCCGCTCCGGAGCAGCGTGCCCGTGATGCGCGCAAAGCGCGCCACTTCCGTCTGCACGATGACGGCACCGAGGACGGGAAGCCTGAGCAGGATCTGATCGGCCTGGAGCCGGCCCGCCGAGGTGGCCAGCCAGATCCTGAGGGCGAGCGCAATGCCGAGTCCTGCGCCGGCCAGCGCCCACCAGTAATGCGTCAGCCAGGCGCTCAGCGAGAGAAGAACCTGGGTGGGCCAGGGAATGGTGCTGCCGAGATCACGGAAGATGTCGGCGAAGCGCGGGATGACGAAGGTCATGAGGAAGACGACCGCCGCGCCGCCGACGCAGATCAAGAGGCTCGGATAGATGAGGGCCGAGACCAGGGTGTCGCGGAACTCCTGGGCCTCCTCGAGGTACTCGGCCAGCCGCCGGAGCGTGGCCTCGAGGAAACCGCCCCGCTCCCCGGCGCGCACCATATTAATGTAGAGGCGCGAGAAAGGGCGGGGGTGGTGCTCGGCGAGCGCCTCGCCCAGCGAAGAGCCCGCACGCACGCTGCGCAGGACATGGGCCGTGATGGCGCGCAGCCGTGGGTTGGGCGTCAGCTCTTCCTGGATGGCGAGGGCGCGGTCGAGGGGCATGCCCGCCTCGAGGAGCGTGGCCAGCTGCTGGGTCAGGGCGACCAGCTCGCGGCCCGCGATGCGGTGCCGCCGCAAGGCAGGCCAGGCCAAGCCGGCAAGGCCGACCCGCTCTTCTTGGGGTCTGACCTGGATGGGGAAATACGCGTCGTGCTGGA is a window encoding:
- a CDS encoding type II secretion system F family protein yields the protein MPIFVYKAADQRGQTIDGVMEAADARSVVERLQHDAYFPIQVRPQEERVGLAGLAWPALRRHRIAGRELVALTQQLATLLEAGMPLDRALAIQEELTPNPRLRAITAHVLRSVRAGSSLGEALAEHHPRPFSRLYINMVRAGERGGFLEATLRRLAEYLEEAQEFRDTLVSALIYPSLLICVGGAAVVFLMTFVIPRFADIFRDLGSTIPWPTQVLLSLSAWLTHYWWALAGAGLGIALALRIWLATSAGRLQADQILLRLPVLGAVIVQTEVARFARITGTLLRSGVPMLSALDVVKEMMGNQVIARAVESLGGGVRRGAGLSKPMEESGAFPPLATHMVRVGEETGRLDEMLLKVGSTFESDTRKVVKRLLALVEPAIILGMGLVVGFIVVAMLMAILSITDIPF